Proteins co-encoded in one Enterobacter sp. R4-368 genomic window:
- the pgsA gene encoding CDP-diacylglycerol--glycerol-3-phosphate 3-phosphatidyltransferase → MRFNIPTLLTLFRVILIPFFVLAFYLPFPWAPFVCALIFCCAAVTDWFDGFLARRWNQSTRFGAFLDPVADKVLVAIAMVLVAEHYHSWWVTLPAATMIAREIIISALREWMAEMGKRSRVAVSWIGKVKTTSQMVALVWLLWRPNIWVEYAGIALFFVAAVLTLWSMLQYLNAARGDLLEP, encoded by the coding sequence ATGCGATTTAATATCCCTACGTTGCTTACCCTATTTCGCGTCATCCTGATCCCGTTTTTCGTGCTGGCGTTTTATCTTCCCTTTCCGTGGGCGCCATTTGTTTGTGCGCTGATTTTCTGTTGTGCTGCGGTAACCGACTGGTTTGACGGTTTTCTGGCGCGTCGCTGGAATCAAAGTACCCGTTTTGGTGCCTTCCTCGATCCTGTTGCTGACAAAGTGCTGGTTGCGATTGCGATGGTGCTGGTCGCAGAACACTACCACAGCTGGTGGGTGACGCTGCCGGCGGCAACGATGATCGCGCGGGAGATCATTATCTCTGCGTTGCGTGAATGGATGGCGGAAATGGGTAAGCGCAGCCGTGTGGCCGTTTCGTGGATTGGTAAAGTCAAAACCACGTCGCAGATGGTCGCGCTTGTATGGCTCCTCTGGCGTCCGAATATCTGGGTTGAATATGCCGGCATTGCGCTGTTTTTCGTTGCCGCAGTATTAACGCTGTGGTCAATGCTGCAATACCTCAATGCTGCGCGTGGCGATCTGCTTGAACCGTGA